From Pseudoalteromonas viridis, the proteins below share one genomic window:
- a CDS encoding transporter substrate-binding domain-containing protein — protein MRLILLLLTYLSSLSYAHSSAPVVSWITLDFPPYYIYADRDEGEGRDEQLISLLHAQLPHLAFQRQGFPASRAIHELSHSDSGYCMVSLYKTAQRKKHITYTKHYATIGLSPGLALRKETVQKLGLDIHQAVSLVDLMLKHQLTLGVAQSRSYGEKLDLLIARLPPDQVVVRPGWDTLQSLTNMLIKKRVDLVLGYPSEHYYLSKRLGSDDLLQVSLAGVPLVAKGYIGCTKNADGKQAVTVFDETLAQLVTTDEYRRIMLKWLPDHLRRKLNRHLTTDIRLLSNEVPTTKEQK, from the coding sequence GTGAGACTTATTTTGCTGTTGTTAACGTATTTGAGTTCATTGAGTTATGCTCATAGCAGTGCGCCTGTCGTATCATGGATCACGTTAGATTTTCCACCATACTACATCTATGCAGACAGGGATGAAGGCGAAGGCCGGGATGAACAGCTAATTTCGTTGCTTCATGCCCAACTGCCCCACCTGGCTTTTCAACGTCAGGGGTTTCCCGCCAGTCGCGCAATCCACGAATTGAGTCACAGCGACAGCGGATACTGTATGGTTTCTCTTTATAAAACCGCCCAAAGGAAAAAACACATAACCTATACAAAGCATTATGCCACCATTGGCCTGTCGCCCGGACTGGCACTTCGTAAAGAGACAGTGCAAAAGCTGGGGCTGGATATTCATCAAGCCGTTTCTCTCGTCGACCTCATGTTAAAGCACCAGCTCACACTGGGTGTTGCACAAAGCCGTTCCTACGGCGAAAAACTAGACCTACTCATAGCGCGCTTACCACCCGACCAGGTGGTTGTGCGCCCCGGATGGGATACACTGCAAAGCCTGACAAACATGCTCATCAAAAAACGCGTTGATTTGGTGCTGGGCTACCCAAGTGAGCACTATTACCTGAGCAAACGTCTTGGTTCAGACGATTTGCTCCAAGTCTCTCTGGCCGGTGTGCCACTGGTTGCCAAAGGCTACATTGGCTGCACCAAAAACGCTGATGGTAAACAGGCGGTCACTGTTTTCGATGAAACATTAGCCCAGCTGGTGACGACGGATGAATACAGGCGCATTATGTTAAAATGGCTGCCAGATCACTTACGGCGCAAACTTAACAGGCACCTCACTACTGACATCAGGTTACTCAGTAATGAGGTGCCCACAACAAAAGAGCAAAAATAG
- a CDS encoding acetoacetate decarboxylase — protein sequence MSEKLTIPYRHFLGNPIAKPPCRMLNAMMYGFFLKGKIEKIQAFFDATLNSVPNETNSYKAISSHCLLTFTDIENIASKVPPFSNYGYMQETDIIIWVPVAEVCKNTNRMTHLYWYPAFITVNNINALINGRETWGYNKYLCRYEMPADRRHADHFSLSLETFQPYDPNKKMAWYELLSIDRVADDDTWFEEAVEISKEVAELLHESASEIDISSEFIKQLLTGFTNPMLDQIFFKQFPDGFATNSVYSAVVHSPSEVKKLHKLGFLKDEYKVTINQVAAFPLEDMFGIAVGEQFAKLPYYLCMDFDQDGAHEIVRADLG from the coding sequence ATGTCTGAAAAACTGACTATCCCTTATCGCCATTTTTTGGGTAACCCCATTGCTAAACCGCCCTGCAGAATGCTCAATGCAATGATGTATGGTTTTTTTTTAAAAGGGAAAATAGAGAAAATACAGGCGTTTTTTGATGCTACATTAAACTCCGTCCCCAATGAAACCAATAGTTATAAGGCGATTTCTTCCCATTGCCTGCTGACATTCACCGACATTGAGAATATCGCCTCTAAGGTGCCTCCCTTTAGCAATTACGGCTACATGCAAGAAACGGATATCATTATTTGGGTACCGGTTGCAGAGGTGTGCAAGAACACCAATCGTATGACTCATCTTTATTGGTATCCCGCATTTATTACCGTTAATAACATCAATGCCCTGATCAATGGGCGTGAAACCTGGGGTTATAACAAGTACCTGTGTCGCTATGAGATGCCTGCAGATCGCCGTCATGCAGACCATTTTTCTCTGAGTCTTGAGACATTTCAGCCCTATGACCCCAATAAAAAAATGGCCTGGTATGAGTTACTGTCAATTGATCGGGTAGCTGATGACGATACCTGGTTTGAGGAGGCGGTAGAAATCAGCAAAGAAGTGGCGGAGTTACTCCATGAAAGTGCTAGTGAAATAGACATCAGCAGTGAATTCATTAAGCAATTACTGACCGGCTTTACCAATCCCATGCTGGACCAGATTTTCTTCAAGCAATTTCCCGATGGTTTTGCCACCAATAGTGTGTACAGTGCGGTTGTTCACTCGCCTTCAGAAGTGAAGAAGTTGCACAAACTGGGTTTTTTGAAAGACGAGTATAAAGTCACCATTAATCAGGTTGCTGCATTTCCGCTAGAGGACATGTTTGGTATTGCTGTGGGAGAGCAGTTTGCAAAACTGCCTTACTATCTATGTATGGACTTTGATCAGGACGGGGCACATGAAATTGTCAGAGCGGACTTGGGGTAG
- the ccoG gene encoding cytochrome c oxidase accessory protein CcoG — protein sequence MKFDIKEEDMIIKPYKQDGPIYIREQKGPFQQIRRYLGWFLMLVFITIPWIPYKGQQAVLLDVASQQFRIFGVTLLPHDFMILAWVFMAGAFGLFFVTNWLGRVWCGYTCPQTIWMLMFTWVEHRIEGTRNQRIKLDKSNWDGKKVSKKLAKHAVWLLISVFTATSFMAYFVPAKTLYTEMFTLQWSGLVSFWVFLFAFCTYGNAGFLREKMCNVACPYSRFQSVMFDKDTLVVSYDAARGENRGPRKRKADHKAMGLGDCVDCNLCVEVCPAGIDIRNGLQYECINCGLCIDACDETMNKFGYDTGLIKYTSENTLSGKKTNPFRLKLVGYAALFAVIVVTMVVWAMNRTPIEASVIRDRNALYRVNYEGLVENPYTLSIINKTQQTLHYRIGISGIEHASLSAPDSIKIEGGQMLLVPVTVTADGYDLSRTATPLNFVVTAEEDASITIEKESYFYKNR from the coding sequence ATGAAGTTCGATATTAAAGAAGAAGATATGATCATCAAGCCCTATAAGCAGGATGGGCCGATCTATATCCGTGAGCAAAAGGGACCCTTCCAGCAGATCCGTCGCTATCTGGGCTGGTTCCTGATGCTGGTTTTCATTACCATTCCCTGGATCCCCTACAAAGGCCAGCAGGCCGTACTGCTGGATGTGGCTTCTCAGCAGTTTCGTATTTTTGGTGTTACTTTATTACCGCATGATTTCATGATCCTGGCCTGGGTATTTATGGCTGGTGCATTTGGCTTGTTTTTTGTCACTAACTGGCTGGGCAGGGTGTGGTGTGGCTACACGTGCCCACAAACGATTTGGATGCTGATGTTCACTTGGGTTGAACATCGGATCGAAGGGACTCGAAACCAAAGGATTAAACTGGATAAAAGCAACTGGGATGGTAAAAAAGTCTCTAAAAAACTGGCCAAGCACGCGGTGTGGTTGCTGATCTCTGTGTTTACCGCGACGTCTTTTATGGCCTATTTTGTACCGGCCAAAACGCTATATACCGAGATGTTTACACTGCAATGGTCTGGCCTGGTGAGCTTTTGGGTGTTTTTATTTGCATTTTGTACCTACGGGAATGCCGGCTTTTTACGTGAGAAAATGTGTAATGTGGCCTGCCCCTATTCACGTTTTCAGTCGGTGATGTTTGATAAAGATACCTTAGTTGTCTCTTACGATGCTGCACGCGGTGAAAACCGTGGCCCACGAAAACGCAAGGCAGATCATAAAGCCATGGGGTTAGGCGATTGTGTTGACTGTAATTTATGTGTTGAGGTGTGCCCGGCGGGGATTGATATCAGAAATGGCCTGCAATACGAATGCATTAACTGCGGCCTGTGTATTGATGCCTGTGATGAGACCATGAACAAGTTTGGCTATGATACCGGGCTGATTAAATATACCAGTGAAAATACGCTGTCGGGTAAAAAGACTAATCCGTTCAGGTTAAAGCTGGTCGGTTATGCCGCCTTATTTGCCGTGATAGTGGTGACTATGGTTGTCTGGGCCATGAATCGTACGCCCATCGAAGCGTCCGTTATTCGTGACAGAAATGCTCTTTACCGCGTGAATTACGAAGGGCTGGTAGAAAACCCTTATACCCTGAGCATCATCAACAAAACCCAGCAAACGCTTCATTATCGCATCGGGATCAGTGGAATAGAACATGCCAGCTTATCAGCGCCGGATTCAATTAAAATTGAGGGCGGACAAATGCTATTGGTGCCGGTGACTGTGACTGCTGACGGCTACGATTTAAGCCGCACAGCAACGCCGCTCAACTTTGTGGTGACGGCTGAGGAAGACGCCAGTATCACGATAGAAAAAGAAAGCTATTTCTATAAAAACCGTTAA
- a CDS encoding NAD(P)-binding protein, with amino-acid sequence MSKEKIAILGGGVSAMTAAVYLTEKENWQQEYDITVYQLGWRLGGKGASGRNPDVHERIEEHGLHVWFGAYVNSFRAIETVYNNLNRPSSVPIATWQQALKPHSFVVLQEFIDNEWETWPVDFPLIPGNPADGTLDLHFWQLIQMTIAWLHKWIDGLEDEVAAAHREIKLQTRKRRDRGLLQHLASEITSAFDSLEDKVSDFFDSAQDEAREIWSTPRLLITQLHELLNLRAADKNLSNSRDRLVTWYIVRKLKRWLRAEARDLLDDHPGIRRLYICADLAIAMLIGLLRDHVHSDGFEAINKYDFKAWLKRNGADEKYVVESAPVRGFYDLVFGYVDGDFDNGNVEAGVASLAMLRLMLCYRGGVMWKMQAGMGDIIFSPIYELLIKRGVKFEYFHQVDELIPASVSGQYVVDEIAMTQQVKLKNGHYDPFVDVKGLPCWPDRPNYEQIDDAQAALLQQHNVNLESFWSNWPALYEAEFGAPLPKLSLKRGRDFDKVIFGISVGGLEHLCPQLLALDSALRLQSSEVKTVATQAFQVWLNQTDEQLGFNYTPPSEERPILSGFSQPFDTWAAMSNLLPHEDWPANGPKNIAYFCSAFGCAEYPPSSEHGFPAEQKAKVKGNAIHKLATEMKPLWPNAYNAADQYNWNTLYDDSTAQGEARFDSQYWRVNVDPSERYVLSVVDSSQYRLPTDGTVFKNLYLTGDWISTGVNAGCVEAAVMAGMQTSRAICGLPENISGEDGFKPD; translated from the coding sequence ATGAGTAAAGAAAAAATTGCGATTCTGGGAGGTGGCGTATCAGCCATGACCGCCGCTGTTTATCTCACAGAAAAAGAAAACTGGCAGCAAGAGTACGATATTACGGTTTATCAGCTTGGCTGGCGCCTCGGTGGCAAGGGTGCCAGCGGGCGTAACCCGGATGTCCATGAGCGTATTGAAGAGCATGGCTTGCACGTTTGGTTTGGTGCTTATGTTAACTCGTTTCGGGCCATCGAGACCGTCTACAATAATCTCAACCGGCCCAGCTCTGTGCCCATTGCGACCTGGCAACAGGCATTGAAGCCACACAGTTTTGTGGTGTTGCAGGAATTTATAGACAATGAATGGGAAACCTGGCCAGTTGACTTTCCTTTGATCCCCGGCAATCCGGCTGACGGCACACTGGATCTGCACTTCTGGCAGCTGATCCAAATGACCATAGCCTGGCTGCATAAGTGGATTGACGGACTGGAAGACGAAGTGGCAGCAGCACACCGGGAAATCAAACTGCAAACCCGAAAACGGCGTGACCGTGGCTTGCTTCAGCACCTTGCCAGCGAAATCACTTCAGCGTTTGACAGTCTGGAAGACAAGGTCTCGGATTTTTTTGACAGTGCACAAGATGAGGCCAGGGAAATTTGGTCGACACCCAGACTGTTGATCACCCAACTGCATGAGCTGCTGAACTTGCGCGCGGCGGACAAAAACTTGTCTAACAGTCGTGACCGACTGGTAACCTGGTACATAGTGCGCAAACTTAAACGCTGGCTCAGAGCCGAAGCGCGAGATTTACTGGATGATCACCCAGGCATCCGCCGCTTGTACATTTGCGCTGACTTGGCCATTGCGATGCTCATTGGCTTGCTTCGTGACCATGTCCATTCTGATGGTTTTGAAGCAATCAATAAATATGATTTTAAAGCCTGGCTAAAACGTAATGGTGCGGATGAAAAGTATGTGGTGGAGTCCGCCCCGGTACGCGGTTTTTACGATTTGGTTTTTGGCTATGTGGACGGCGATTTTGACAACGGCAATGTTGAAGCTGGGGTTGCCTCCCTGGCGATGTTGCGGTTGATGTTATGTTACCGTGGCGGCGTGATGTGGAAAATGCAGGCCGGTATGGGTGATATAATTTTCTCTCCTATCTATGAGTTGCTGATAAAGCGTGGCGTAAAGTTTGAGTACTTTCATCAGGTTGATGAACTTATACCTGCGTCAGTCTCGGGGCAATACGTCGTTGATGAAATTGCCATGACGCAACAAGTGAAGCTGAAAAATGGTCATTACGATCCGTTTGTTGATGTCAAAGGCTTGCCCTGTTGGCCGGACAGGCCTAACTATGAGCAAATTGATGATGCGCAGGCCGCTTTGTTACAACAGCATAACGTGAACCTGGAGTCTTTCTGGAGTAACTGGCCAGCACTTTACGAGGCTGAGTTTGGCGCGCCATTGCCCAAATTGTCGCTCAAGCGAGGGCGAGATTTCGATAAAGTGATTTTCGGTATCTCTGTCGGTGGGCTCGAACACTTATGTCCACAGTTGTTGGCATTAGATAGCGCGCTTCGCTTACAGAGCAGCGAAGTTAAAACCGTGGCAACGCAGGCATTTCAGGTTTGGCTCAATCAGACAGATGAACAACTTGGCTTCAATTACACGCCACCGAGTGAAGAGCGGCCTATCCTGAGTGGGTTTTCGCAGCCTTTTGATACCTGGGCCGCAATGTCTAACTTGCTACCACATGAAGACTGGCCTGCAAATGGGCCAAAAAATATCGCCTATTTTTGTAGTGCATTTGGGTGCGCAGAATATCCGCCCAGCAGCGAACACGGTTTTCCGGCAGAGCAAAAAGCCAAGGTGAAAGGCAATGCCATCCATAAGCTGGCAACGGAAATGAAACCGTTATGGCCAAATGCCTACAATGCTGCGGATCAGTACAACTGGAACACGCTTTATGACGACAGCACTGCGCAGGGAGAAGCGCGATTTGACAGTCAGTACTGGCGTGTCAATGTGGATCCGAGTGAACGGTACGTGCTGTCTGTCGTTGACAGCAGCCAATACCGGCTGCCCACCGATGGCACTGTGTTTAAAAACCTGTACCTGACTGGCGACTGGATCAGCACTGGGGTTAATGCCGGATGTGTTGAAGCGGCAGTGATGGCCGGTATGCAGACCTCCCGGGCAATTTGTGGATTGCCAGAAAACATCAGCGGTGAGGATGGCTTTAAACCAGATTGA
- a CDS encoding TonB-dependent receptor, protein MFKLSAISISLITVFFSPVSVFANDEGIEVIEVYAQKRKQTLEEVSISIATLNGDNITRQGIKDVSEVGGYVANFKISQNAAEGTPPALNIRGVGLIDYNTANTSPIAMYIDGRPVGSANNQIANLFDVEQIEVLKGPQGTLFGRNSTGGALLVRTKRPDDGNYGFVKAGVGTDEWRRVQGAYNARVNEQSALRFSFNHTDYEYTSYNLFESSPEAGLKQQDARLSYLAEWDAFSLYAKLEYGHWDGVVQPVGSIGIFKDPVNGVRCTPAEAGGPGCYDAFGFNDGSSDYWAVSVNNDSPHLSIYKGWTVQGDWQISDAQQVTYINGFNRLDRRHAFNCDGSPARLCEGELGLKNEILSNELRYSSALDSDHLTLGLFHIEERIYQDNYNDILRDMRGLLDTTLTNTFFYDNEIIVKSLAAFAQYEWQLSDAHRITVGLRYSDETVEYDSLSRLNTVLDINQLEGVTIPYYQVMGEVKDDGLSGRVAWNYQHSKSLMLYYSLANGTKSGGYNGGLLATGEQARMADYDPEELYAHEIGAKYNNADNLSLNGAVFFYDYSKQQVFMNQASTTPGAPPLQLLENVGSSTIYGAELAMQYKLSESFKFRGAAGYIPEANFDEFIDPVGNVLTDNRLPFTPKWNINSDITYSLPLGRGELVSTIGFDYQSEYYFDQNQNAYAMQSGYTLWRGSVHFEQGDWRVGVWGKNLFDKEYSHLKFDLSAFLGMLEDFKGEGRRLGVDVSYRF, encoded by the coding sequence ATGTTTAAACTCTCAGCGATATCAATTTCATTAATTACCGTATTTTTCTCTCCCGTCAGTGTTTTTGCTAATGATGAAGGTATCGAAGTCATCGAAGTGTATGCGCAAAAACGTAAACAAACATTAGAGGAAGTGAGTATCTCAATTGCCACACTCAATGGTGACAATATTACCCGTCAGGGAATTAAAGACGTCAGTGAAGTGGGTGGCTATGTAGCAAACTTTAAAATTAGCCAAAATGCAGCAGAAGGCACACCGCCTGCGCTGAACATTCGCGGTGTGGGCTTAATTGACTACAACACTGCTAATACTTCGCCCATAGCTATGTATATTGACGGCAGGCCAGTTGGCTCGGCAAATAACCAGATTGCAAATTTGTTTGATGTTGAACAAATTGAAGTACTCAAAGGGCCACAAGGCACCTTGTTCGGCCGTAACAGCACGGGGGGAGCTTTACTTGTCAGAACCAAGCGCCCGGACGACGGCAATTATGGTTTTGTCAAAGCAGGTGTTGGCACCGATGAGTGGCGTCGGGTACAGGGAGCCTATAACGCGCGAGTGAATGAGCAAAGTGCGCTGCGTTTTTCTTTTAACCACACTGATTATGAATACACCAGCTACAACTTATTTGAGTCCTCACCAGAGGCTGGGCTTAAGCAGCAAGATGCTCGACTCAGTTATTTAGCTGAGTGGGATGCATTTTCACTTTATGCCAAACTTGAGTACGGTCATTGGGATGGGGTTGTTCAGCCTGTAGGCAGTATCGGTATCTTCAAAGATCCGGTTAACGGAGTGCGTTGTACACCTGCCGAGGCGGGTGGTCCTGGTTGTTATGACGCGTTTGGTTTCAATGATGGTAGTTCGGATTATTGGGCCGTCAGCGTGAACAATGATTCGCCGCATTTGTCAATTTATAAAGGCTGGACAGTGCAGGGAGACTGGCAAATATCAGACGCTCAGCAAGTAACTTACATCAATGGCTTTAACCGGCTGGACAGGCGCCATGCCTTTAACTGTGATGGCAGCCCAGCTCGATTATGTGAAGGTGAACTCGGCCTTAAAAATGAAATCCTCTCTAACGAATTGAGATATAGTAGTGCCCTGGACAGCGATCATTTGACGCTGGGCTTGTTCCATATTGAAGAGCGCATTTACCAGGACAATTATAATGACATTTTACGCGACATGCGTGGTCTGTTGGACACCACCTTGACCAACACTTTTTTCTACGATAACGAAATTATCGTTAAGTCTTTGGCCGCGTTTGCTCAATATGAGTGGCAGCTTAGCGATGCACATCGCATTACAGTGGGGCTGCGCTACAGTGATGAAACGGTTGAATACGACTCACTCTCTCGACTCAATACCGTGTTAGATATTAACCAGTTAGAGGGAGTCACCATACCTTACTATCAGGTAATGGGTGAAGTGAAAGATGATGGTCTGTCAGGGCGTGTTGCCTGGAATTATCAGCACTCAAAGTCTTTGATGCTTTATTATAGCCTCGCCAATGGCACCAAAAGTGGTGGATACAACGGCGGGTTGCTGGCCACCGGTGAACAAGCCAGAATGGCCGACTACGACCCTGAAGAACTCTATGCGCATGAGATTGGCGCGAAGTACAATAACGCCGATAACTTGTCGTTAAATGGCGCCGTATTCTTCTATGATTACAGCAAGCAGCAGGTATTTATGAACCAGGCGTCGACTACACCTGGTGCACCACCGCTGCAATTGCTGGAAAATGTCGGTAGTTCAACAATCTACGGCGCAGAGCTGGCGATGCAATACAAGCTCAGTGAGTCATTTAAGTTCAGAGGTGCAGCGGGGTACATACCAGAAGCAAACTTTGACGAATTTATTGACCCTGTGGGCAATGTACTTACAGACAACCGTTTGCCTTTTACACCGAAGTGGAACATCAATAGCGATATCACTTACTCTTTACCTCTTGGACGCGGCGAGTTGGTTTCAACCATCGGGTTTGATTATCAGTCGGAGTATTACTTCGATCAGAACCAAAACGCTTATGCGATGCAGTCCGGATATACCTTATGGCGCGGTAGCGTACACTTTGAACAGGGAGACTGGCGTGTAGGGGTATGGGGAAAGAATCTGTTTGATAAAGAGTACAGTCATTTAAAATTTGATCTGAGTGCTTTTCTGGGCATGCTGGAAGACTTTAAAGGAGAGGGGAGACGCCTTGGGGTGGATGTTTCGTATCGATTTTAG
- a CDS encoding ATP-binding protein produces the protein MGSVRLLSAVLLCLCAFFASASVYVFDGSQRGQNLHDVGLVLSAENNARFPDNFAQVEQWANTHPEQKKRALFSGRYWLVTEIENHSRYQDLVLYPYNTVLSNVETRIYSKTGVERFFTGGMHANEYPFHYGNKIHLLPKQRYFIVTLFESDYFYTPIKLELVPVKEFERQVTFDNLLMSLCFSVGIVLGLYNLLIYIGSKDMTHLYYAMFAATWVFAWSHFFHISDQLFGFYSAHLHWLGFALTPITNVLFYNQLLKLKETHPALSTASLWVGAIGAIGTPFCILFPGFGFLWATLATGSALCMGLYVGVLRLMEGFKPARYFVLAYVCMAIPNMVGNFTNLGLLPPIAVNLYLIGLIGTALDALLLAFAVADKYRLTNEENIELNKNLEAKVLKRTYELEQLASELRDASEAKSRFLANMSHEIRTPMTSIIGYADGIMLGDIKPHERNHAISVILQNSRHVLGLINDILDMSKIEANRLEVELIEANLFQSITHVESLLGKQIRDKGLEFELNYHFPLPDYIVIDPTRLRQILLNLTSNALKFTSVGKISIDVSCTQETLSVRVQDTGIGMTSAEQKELFNAFHQADSSTTRKYGGTGLGLNISKSLAQKLDGDITVESEVGSGTAFTLSVGLYTTQRTKWLNTFSEIHQTEEPGKEAESFESESLKGEVLLAEDHVDNCRLITRILERMGLSVTAVENGQLAVQAVLDDEFDLILMDIQMPVMDGEQAFNFIQATGCTAPVIALTANTMSHEVERYLKLGFTDHLAKPIDRAEFAKKVSHYLNITVEDDLALPDEEFSMLKSQYIAGLHEQLVQLQNQLKYHDFDGLARSIHALKGTSAMFDCHDIYQTVTKIDTLLKEKDYDKIEEPMTELFELIHIAIQQSECNQAI, from the coding sequence ATGGGTAGCGTAAGACTATTAAGCGCCGTGCTGCTGTGCCTGTGTGCTTTTTTTGCAAGCGCCAGTGTGTATGTGTTCGATGGCTCGCAGCGAGGCCAGAATCTGCATGATGTGGGCTTGGTATTGTCGGCTGAGAATAATGCGCGTTTTCCGGATAATTTTGCCCAGGTTGAACAATGGGCAAATACCCACCCGGAGCAGAAAAAACGCGCGCTGTTTTCTGGTCGCTACTGGCTGGTGACGGAAATTGAAAACCACTCCAGATATCAGGATCTGGTGCTCTATCCGTATAACACGGTGCTATCTAATGTTGAAACCCGGATATACTCAAAAACGGGCGTAGAAAGATTCTTTACCGGTGGAATGCATGCAAATGAGTACCCCTTCCACTATGGCAATAAGATCCATTTGTTACCCAAACAGCGCTACTTCATAGTGACCTTGTTTGAAAGCGACTATTTTTATACGCCTATTAAACTGGAGCTGGTTCCGGTCAAAGAGTTTGAGCGGCAGGTTACTTTTGACAATCTGCTTATGTCACTGTGTTTTAGTGTTGGTATTGTACTTGGCCTTTACAACTTGCTGATTTATATCGGCTCCAAAGACATGACACACCTGTATTATGCTATGTTTGCTGCAACCTGGGTGTTTGCCTGGAGCCACTTCTTTCATATTTCGGATCAACTATTTGGCTTTTACTCGGCACATTTACACTGGCTGGGCTTTGCGCTGACGCCAATAACTAATGTGTTATTTTATAATCAGCTACTCAAACTTAAAGAGACACACCCTGCATTATCCACGGCGTCTCTGTGGGTTGGTGCAATCGGCGCAATTGGCACACCGTTTTGTATTTTGTTCCCCGGGTTTGGCTTTTTATGGGCAACATTAGCTACAGGATCTGCGTTATGTATGGGCCTTTACGTGGGCGTGCTGCGCCTGATGGAAGGCTTTAAACCGGCACGCTATTTTGTTTTGGCTTATGTCTGTATGGCCATTCCTAATATGGTCGGAAACTTCACTAACCTTGGTTTACTCCCGCCTATTGCGGTCAACCTGTATTTAATTGGGCTAATAGGTACAGCTCTGGATGCTTTATTATTGGCATTCGCGGTGGCCGATAAATACCGGCTAACAAATGAAGAAAATATAGAGCTGAATAAAAACCTTGAAGCTAAGGTACTCAAGCGGACTTATGAGCTGGAGCAGTTGGCGTCGGAATTACGTGACGCCAGTGAAGCGAAAAGCCGTTTTCTAGCAAATATGAGCCATGAGATCCGCACCCCCATGACATCCATCATTGGGTATGCTGATGGCATTATGTTGGGTGATATCAAACCTCACGAACGCAATCATGCTATCTCAGTGATTTTACAAAATTCTCGCCATGTGCTTGGTTTGATTAATGACATTCTCGATATGTCTAAGATAGAGGCTAACCGCCTGGAAGTGGAGCTCATAGAGGCGAACCTGTTCCAATCCATTACTCATGTTGAGTCATTACTGGGTAAGCAGATCAGAGATAAAGGCCTTGAATTTGAACTGAATTATCATTTTCCGCTGCCAGATTACATTGTGATTGACCCAACCCGGCTGCGGCAAATACTGCTCAACCTGACCTCAAACGCGCTTAAGTTTACCTCTGTAGGTAAAATCTCCATTGATGTTAGTTGTACGCAGGAGACGCTGTCGGTTCGGGTTCAGGACACCGGGATTGGCATGACGTCTGCGGAGCAAAAAGAGCTGTTTAATGCGTTTCATCAGGCTGACTCGTCTACCACCCGAAAATATGGCGGCACGGGTCTTGGGTTAAATATCTCTAAAAGCCTAGCGCAGAAGCTCGATGGTGACATTACGGTAGAGAGTGAAGTGGGCTCAGGCACCGCGTTTACTTTGTCTGTGGGTTTGTATACCACGCAACGCACTAAATGGTTGAACACCTTCTCGGAAATTCACCAAACAGAGGAGCCGGGCAAAGAAGCTGAGAGTTTTGAATCAGAGTCGTTAAAAGGCGAGGTGCTGCTGGCCGAAGATCATGTGGACAACTGTAGGTTGATCACGCGTATTCTCGAGCGCATGGGGCTTAGTGTGACGGCAGTGGAAAATGGCCAGCTTGCCGTACAGGCTGTGCTCGATGATGAGTTTGATCTGATCCTGATGGACATTCAGATGCCGGTGATGGATGGAGAGCAGGCGTTTAATTTTATCCAGGCAACAGGTTGTACGGCACCGGTCATTGCGTTGACGGCAAATACCATGAGCCATGAAGTAGAGCGTTACCTCAAGCTTGGCTTTACTGACCACCTTGCTAAACCAATTGACAGAGCTGAGTTTGCTAAAAAAGTCAGTCACTACCTGAATATTACCGTTGAGGACGATCTGGCTTTACCGGATGAAGAGTTTTCTATGCTGAAATCCCAGTATATAGCCGGTCTACATGAGCAACTGGTGCAATTACAAAATCAGCTGAAGTATCATGATTTTGATGGGCTGGCACGCTCAATACACGCGCTTAAAGGCACATCAGCCATGTTCGATTGCCATGATATTTATCAAACGGTCACAAAAATCGATACGCTGCTGAAAGAAAAAGACTATGACAAAATTGAAGAGCCAATGACTGAGCTGTTTGAGCTGATACACATTGCAATTCAGCAGTCTGAGTGTAATCAGGCTATCTGA